The Streptomyces sp. NBC_01298 genome contains the following window.
CCGAAGGGGCCCAACGGAACTGCGGCCTCCCTGATCCGGACCTCCGCGGGTGCCCAGTGTCCACGCCGACCGAGTCGTCGAAGCATTCGCGAACCTGCGCCAACGACACGTCGTGCGCGAGCGCGCAGCCCGAGAACCAGACCGGCCTGCTCGCGCCCTCCGCGCGGCTGTGTCGGGCATTCGCCAGGTCCCGGGGCAGCGACCGCGTTCCATGGTGGGATCACCGGCTCCGCCCGCTACGAGCAGGACTGGGTCCAGATGGTCGAGACCAGGGTTTGTCCTCTTGGGGCGTGAGGGATGCATCGGCCGTGTTCTCGATGCCTGCGCCCTCGGGGAAGCTCGACAACGACCACATGGCCCCCCTCGCGAACGCCTGGCGCTCCGGCGCGAACTCCTGGACAGCCGCGCGGCGCAAGGAGTTCGCCAACGACCTGACCCGCCCCCAGCTCCTCGTCGCCGCGAAGCCCTACGAGCTGCTGCGCCGGGCCCTGGAGCGCAGCGGCAAGGTAGCGGTGGCCTGAGGCCCTGGCCGCCATCCCCGCGATCGTCAAGGAACGCGCGGCCGCTCTCCTGTGGGCCGCGCACCACCCCGGGCCGTTCCCCGCGCACCCCGCGAAGACCACCCGCGCACGTACCGAAGGAAGTCCCACAAGCCGCGGCCTTGGCGCCGTCGGCGCGGGCCACGGCCTCAAGGGACCGATTCGCCTCGGCGCCGCCCCCTGGCCACGAAGGTGCTGCAACACAGCCGTGGGGCAGGACCCGGCCCGGTCACGTCGTGCAGACGATCCGGCGGATCTCTGCGTCGAACTGCAGGAACGGGACGAACTCGGCCCAGGCGTTTTCCCTCAACCGGACGATCCCCGGATGCTTCTGCCCCCATTCCTCGCAGAATTCGAGGAACCGGCTGGTGGCCGCGTCTTCGGTCGGAGCGGTGTAGACCGGCTTCAGAGCTTTGGCGATCTTGTCCCATTCCTGGCGGCCCGCATAGCGGAACGACGCCCGCAGCAGGCCCGCCGAGGACTGCCCGGACACGACCGTCGTCTACGAGATCGCCCCGTAGGCCGCGGGACGGGACCCGCTTCCCGGACCAGCGTGCTCATCAGTACGCGCTCCACCGTCCGAAGCGAGCCATCAGCTTGCGTACCGCGTCCTCGTCGAGCCCGAGGTGGGTGGCGGCCTGCACGGTGTCGAGGTCGGCGGCGGTGCCGCGGGCCGCCCAGTAGCCGACCCGCTCGGCCACCATCTCGCGCCGGCGGTCCGACCGCGCTGCCGTAACCGGTTGCTGGACTCCTGTACAGCACTGGGGCAATCGCGCCGATAGAGAGCCTCAGATCCAAATATCCCTATTCAGTGGGCGTCCTGCGGAGTTCAGCTTGGTGGGGCGCGGCGGCGGTGGTGAAACAATTTGCCCAGAAGGTTTGCACTCTGGTCAGCCGCAGCTGATGATCTCCTGGGGCAGGAAACAAGAGGCGCAGCAAAGTTCGGGGTTCTCCCGGCTCGCCGCCTCCTATCCACTATCGCCTCTGCGGCGTGTGGCGGGGTTGGGTGGCGATGCACAGTTTCATGCCCTGAGATCCACGCACCGTGCGGCTGGCCCTGGCCGGGCCCTGGTGCCTACAACCGGACTCTCCGCTGTCTGCGGACGTCTCTCACTCGAAAGTCAGGACCAGTTGAAGAGGACTCTGCGCAGAGCAGTCTCCATAGCCACCGCGGCGTCCGCCGTCGCGGCCGGTCTCGGCGTCATGGCGGGCCCGGCAGCAGCAGTTGACGCCGCCCCCATCACCGGCCATCCCGGGGACGAAGTCGTGATGCCCGGCACCTTGTGGCAGAACGCGGTGGGGCTCGGCGTCAGGCGCGGCACGATGATCTACGCGTTCTCCACGAAGCCGCTCGACGGGCCGGTAGGGACGGCTGACGGACTGCCCGCCTCCTTCACCATGGAGCCCTATGGATGCGAGAAGGTCGACGGGGCGACCTCCGTCTACGCCTGCTCGGTGGAGGAGAGTGCCTTTCCGGGCCTCCTCATCAGCCGGAACACCGTCGACATGACGACGGTCTACGGGGGCTACGCCTACGTACCTGCCGGCGGGGACCTGAAGGCCGCCATAAAGGTGGCGCAGAGTGCCGGCACCCGCCCCGACGGTCCGACCGGCGGCTCGTCCAAGGTGACGGTGAAAACCCTGAAGCGGGCCGCCCGCAACACGGTCACCTTCCACACACCCGATGTCCCGGCCGGCAAGTCGGTCCGCCACCGCATCGACGTGCACGCTCTGGACGCGGGCTGGCGCAACCTCGTCTACCTGCCGGGCGCGGGTGCACCCGAGTGGGGATCCGGCTCGCTCGCCCAGCTGAGCGATCTGCGCACCAGCAAGGGCATGGCATGCACGCTCGACCCGGCCATCACCTGGCGCTGGGCGAACGCCACCTGCAACTACACCGCGGGCGAGCACTGGATCGAGTTCACCGTCACGGTACCCAAGGGCAGCGGCACGACTCCCCTCATCGTGGACAGCACCAGCAGCATCTATACCCGTGGGGGCGATGAGGGTTACAGGCGGGATGCGGCGTCCTTCAAGGTGGGCAGCGGGCCGCTGCGTCGGCTCAACGAGCTTCTCGCTCGCGACGGCAGCGGGCAGCTGTTCGGGTACAGCGCGAACCGGGAGGGCTCGCTGTCCACTGACAAGTACCTGATCGGCACCGGCTGGAACACCTACGACCAGCTCACCAAGCTGACCCCGGTCACCGAAGACCTCTTTTATCCGTCCGGCACCCCCGCCAGCGCGATGACAGGGAACGGCGAACTCGTCGGCCGTGACACCGCCGGAGTGCTCTGGCACTACCAGCGCCAGTTCTCCGGCAACGGACCGTACGCGCCCCGAACCCGGGTCGGCGGCGGCTGGAACATCTACAACCAGCTCATCGGCGCCGGTGACATCTACCGAGACGGGAAGCCCGACCTCCTGGCCCGCGACGCCGCGGGCGTGCTGTGGCTGTACAAGGGCTCCGGCAACCCGGACAGCCCCTTCCGCACCCGAACCCGGGTCGGCGGCGGCTGGAACGCCTACAACCAGCTCATCGGCGCCGCCGACATCACCGGCGACGGCCGCCCCGACCTCCTGGCCCGCGACGCGGCGGGCGTGCTGTGGCTCTACAAGGGCAATGACAACCCGACCGACCCGTTCGACGCCCGCACCCGCGTCGGCGGCGGCTGGAACATCTACAACCAGCTCAGCATCGTCGGCGACGTCACGGGCAACAACCGCGCCGACCTCGTCGCCCGCGACGCGGCGGGCGTGCTGTGGCTGTACAAGGGCAACGGAAAGTCGACCGCCCTGTTCGACGCCCGCACCCGCGTGAGCGCAGGCTGGAACACCTACAAGCGACTCCTCTGAGCACAACCCCAGGCACCAACTGCTACCGGCCTATGGAGCCTTGAAATGCGAACAGCCACAGCCCCCTCGGCCTGATGGCCGAGGGGGCTGTTCGCATTGGTAGCGGGGACAGGATTTAAACCTGCGACCGATCGGACTGTCTGCGGGCTGCTCCGATGCCGGCCACGACCGCGAGGACCGTCCCGGCGCCTGTAGACCTGGACACGGCGTGGCGCTACGAGTGGCACTGCGACCCGCTGACGTCCCCGTCGGCGTCTGTTCTGCGCTCACGAGCCGGGAATACCGCACGATTCGAATAACGCTCCCCGCCAGTTGAACAGACGACCTGGTCCGCTGCTCGGCGTGAGGCGTACGCCAACGACCAGGCCCGCCGGACACATTGATCGCGGTCTCCGCAGACAGCACAGGAGCGAAAGTGACAAGGAGCCGGCGGAATGGCTGCCGTCCGACGGGTCCTACCACCGCACGTACGCCGCGACCTGGGTCGGCACGAAGCTGAGATGGGACCTGGCAGCCGACGACGCCGAGGTACAGGCGCTCCTCGGACTCGCGGAGGACTGCCCTGAGACGACCGTCGTCTACGAGAGCGCCCTGTAGAGCATCGCCGTTCCGTGGTCCGTGCCCGCGGTCCGCGTGGTCGGCATGCGTGGGCAGGGTGGTCCGGGCATGCTGGCCGGTGGAGCCTGCCCGGGTCCTCCGTCGCACGTCGGTCCGGGCGGGGGCCGCCAACCCTCCCGCCGGGTGGCCCGTTCGGGTCAGCGGTAGGGGCTCCAACGGCCGAAGCGGGCCATCAGCTTGCGTGCCGCATCCTCGTTGAGGCCGAGATGCGCTGCGGCCTGCGCGGTGTCCAGGTCAGCGGCGGTGTCGCGGGCCGCCCAGTAGCCGACGCGCTCGGCAACGATCTCCAGGTGGCGGGCCGCCCGTACTCCTGCGACCGGGGAAGTCTTCGTCAGCCTGGCGATCTCCGCCTCCAGTCGCTCCAGCAGCGTGGTGACGGTCTCGGGCAGGGGGACGGTCGTCGTCTCGACCTCGGTGGTGTGTCCGTCCCAGTCGCGTTCGCCGGCGTCCGCCTGTTCGCTCCCGCCGTCCTCCAGGTCCTGGTCACCGATCGCCTCCCAGTCCAGGCGGTGTTCGGGGCCCGTCCAGCCGCAGGAGCACACCGCGCGCAGCGCGGCCGCTTTCGGTGTGTGGGGCCAGTGGCCGTCGTAGACGCTCCACTGCGAGACCGGGTCCCCTCCCCCGCCCGAGCCGGCGTCGAAGTACACCGGAGGTGGCACGGTGCCGTCGGCAAGGACAGCCTCGACCGCGCCCGTGTGGGAGGTGCCGAACTCCTCGGTTGTCCAGGTCTCGCGCCTACTCACCATCGCCCGTCCCCTCCCTGCCCCGTGTTCAGGCGGCCCGCGGTGCGGGGCCGCCTGAACACGACGATGCCGCAGCCGGGTCGCCGGGCAGGCGGGTTTTCACGAAGTGGTGCCGGGGACCTCCGAGGCACCGCCGGCCTTCACGGCCTCGACGACACGTTCGTGGAACGCGGCGAGGCCGCCGGGTGGGAGCGGGGTGGGGCTGCCGGTGAGGGTGTACCACTCCTCCGCGCCGGTGTACTGGATCCGCACCAGCGCTGTGCCGTCCGGGCCGGCCTCGGTCGTCAGGGTGACGTCGCCGGTGATGACGCCAACCTCGTCCGTCATCGCCCCGCCCGGCCCCGCCTTCACGTGGTCGGTCAACGGGACCGACCCCTCCGGCACGGCACCGTCGTCAGGCTGTCGCGTGTTGTCGGGCTGGTCGGTCATGAGCACGTCTCCATCATCTCGGTCAGCTTCTTCTTCTCCGCCTCGGTCCCCGTCAGCTGGTACGTGGACTCACGTTCGTCCACGCCGTCGCGTACGTGCACCAGTAGCCCTTGGCCGGGGGCTGCCAGTCCTCGGGCCCTTGGTCGCCCTTTCCGCGGTTCGTCGCCGCGGACACCGCGAGGAGCTGAGGGCGGGGCAGGTCGTTCGCGAACTGCTTACGCTGCTCGGCCGTCCAGGATCCGGCGCCCGATCGCCGGGCATTGGCGAGGGGCACCATGGAATGCGGTAGAGCCCATCACGGTGGGCGACCGTGCCTCCCTGCACCAGCAGAGCTCCTGCCCTCTACGCGACCCAGCAATACACAGCATGGTCGTTTGCTTCTGCCCCACCGGCCAGAGCTCCCAAGCTTCCCGGCATCTCGACCGCCACCTCAGATCCGATCTCCTCGCCGTCCACGGCCCGCTGCCTGGCCCACTCCGTGGCGAACCCACGCAGTCGGGCAGATTCCGCCTCGTCCAGAGCATCCACCAGACGGGCCGAGAGCGCGAAGACAACACATCCACCATCGTCCGCACCAGCGACAATCCGCGGTTCACCGGCCTCAGTGCTCCTCGAAGTCGTCGCCGCAGACGAGGCACTCCCACTCCACCGCGGTCCGTTCGGAATCGAAGCTGCCGAATGAAACAGACTCAAAAGCGAGCCCCGGTCCGCCCCTGACAACGCGGGCGGCAGCCGCATCGTCCGGTGCCACGAAGTCACCCCGGTGGGGTCCGAGGCTCCCGCGCCCGTGGTCCGGGCCAACCTGCGGAGCAAGTCCGGGAGCCCGTCCGAGGGGCAGCAGGTCGCCTTCACGCTCGAACTCGGTGCCGTCCGGTTCGAGGCCGGAGACGTGCGCCCCTGACCGGCCGGAGCCTGCCGGACCGGGCGCGCAGCATGGTGCGGGTCTCCTTCGCCGCCGCTGCGACGCCTCACCACAACGCGATGCCGTAGTGCCGAGCGGCCCCGCCCCCTCTCGCGGACAGGTCTTCCCATGGCTGGTGACACCGGCCCCCTGCACACGCTGGAGATGGTGACAATTCCGGCCCCCAAATCAGGGCCGGAATCCGGAAGCGGCCCTACTCGACGACGACGTCGTTGCAGGGCTTCGCCGGCGGGGCCACCGCGCTGCGAGCATCGCGCCAGCGGGCCACCTCGCCCTCGACGCCGCCCTTGGCGAGCGCGCTGTAGCCAGCCCACGGGCGCGGGTCGTTGTCGTCCATGTCGGTAAGGCCCACGACGTACTGGCGGCCCGGCTCGAGTACGACGTGCACCGGGTCATCGTGCACCGGCTCGCCCTTCGGGGTGACGCCCTGCGTCACGGTGAACGACTCGGGCACGGTGCCTTGCAGCGCCCGCAGGAGACGTACCTCGCTCGACCGGTAGGCGCTCCCCGACTCCTCCCACGACCTGGTGGTCCGTACGGCTTCCACCACGGCCAGGCGCTCGAACTCGTCCGCGACGACCGCGTCCTTCGACAGATCCACGTCGCACACCGCGTGGCTCGTGCTCTCCGCACTGGCCAGCGCGTACCAGCCGCCGCCGGCGAGGAACACCCCGGACGCGATCCCGGCCACCATCCACACACGAGCACTCATCATCAGCCCCACAGCCGCTTGTAGTTGGCCTTGTCGACGCCCTGAGGCACGTCGTAGGTGTCCTGGACGGTCGGCCACATCAGCGACTCCGTGGTCGCCTTCGCCTTGTGGCAGAGACCGAGCGCGTGCCCGAGCTCGTGGGCAACGACGCTCTTGCGCCTTTTCGGCGCGTAGTCCTTCATCCGTGCCTTGTTGATGCTGATGTAGTCCGTCCACCCCGGGGCCGCCTTGTACTTCCAGATCGCGGCGGCCGCCTCCTTCGGGTCGTTGAACTCCTCGAAGTCCAGGTCGTTGACCGTGCCCGCCGTGTCCGCGAGGAGCTTGATCTTCGAGCCGGAGTACCGCCACGCGGAGATCGCGTGGTTGATCTCCGTGAGGTACGCGGCCGAGTCCGTGTACCGGATCTCGCCCGCGTCCACGGAGCTGAACGACGTGGACTCCGACTCGCCCTTGAGGCACGGCGCCGGATCCACGGCGTGCGCCGGGCCGGGGGCGAGGAGCAGCAGCGCGGCGGCGGCCGATAACGCGGAGAGAGGACGCTTCACCCTGTCCACGGTAGGGGCTCCGTACGCGGGGACGATCGTTTCAGCGCCGGGGCCCGGAAGACATATTGTCTTCCGGGCCCCGGCGTCGACGCCTAGTGCTGTGACCGGGAAGGTTCACCGGATGAGTCCTGCGAGATGATCACGTCATGAGTGAGATCGTCTTGATGTCGGATCCCAAGGTTGCCGCCATACCCGTTGCGGAGTGCGGTGAACGTCTCGTAGACGTTCGCCGGGGCAAGTCGTTGTTGATCGATTCGCGCAAGCAGGACCCGGCAGATGCCTATGCGTATGTGCGGGAAGGTGTGGTGGAGCGGCTAATTGAGGCCCAAAAGCTTCTTCCGCACGGCTTGCGACTGCTGTTTGTTGAGGGTTACCGGCCACCCTCGCTTCAGCGCGCGTACTTCGAGGAGTACGCCGGCCAGCTGCGGGCCATCCATGCCGACTGGTCCGCCGAGCAGATCCACTCGGCGGCGAGTCGGTACGTATCACCGCCCGACATCGCTCCGCACAGCGCCGGCGCGGCTGTGGACCTCACCCTGGCTGATGCCGAGGGACGCGAGCTGGAGCTGGGCACCCGGATGAACGTAGACCCCGAGGAGAGTGACGGCGCCTGCTACACCCACGCCGCCAACATCAGCACGGAAGCCCGCGCGAATCGGAAGCTGCTGGGTTCCGTGCTCACTGCCGCGGGTCTGGTGAACTACCCCACCGAGTGGTGGCATTGGTCCTTTGGCGACCGATATTGGGCTCTGATCACTGGTGAGACCGCAGCCCTCTACGGCCCGACGGAGATGGCCTCGTCAGCCTGACAGCCTGCTGGCCACCTGGTCACGCGGCAGCGGGGCGTCCGCCCCAGCGGATGCCTTTCTCGCTGCGGATGCGGGCGCGTTCGCGTCGTTGGGCAGCGAGGACGTCGGGGTGGCGGGCGTTCTGGTTGCGCGGATTCGCCAGTTGAGGTGGGCGGAGAGGTTGTCGAGGATCACGTGGATCGGGGCGCCGTCCGGGCGGGCGGCCCGGATCGTTCTCAGGGCGCCCGGCGGTCAGCATGGCGTCCTCGTGAGCGCCGAAGTCGGCGAGGCGGTGGGTGATGAAGTGGTCGAGCGCGGCCAGTGCCTCGCGGCGGCTCGCGGGAAACAGGCGGGGCCGTCGCGGCCCACGAAGGTGATGCCCTCTTCGCGTTCCCAGCGGTCCAGGTCCTGCCTGGCCCCTTCGTCGGTCTCGTCCTCGCGGGGACGGTACAAAGGCGGCGCGCCGAGTGTGGTGAGGCCGCGGGGCGGTGGCTCGCGGTTGTCGTGGTCCAGGTTCCACCGTCCTCCCGCCGGCCCGTCCCCTTCCATCAGGATGTCGTGAGTGCGCCGGGTGTGCTGGTAGAGGTTCTCCTGCAGAAGCCGCCTGCCCTGCTGCAGCGCGGCCCAGTCCGCGAACTCCCGGTGCCCGACCAGAAAGCCGCGGGCCGGGTGGACGGTGATGTGAGGGAGCGACGTCACCAGGGCGAGGGCGGCACGGGACGTGGGGTGGTGGACGGAGACGGGTGCGTCACCTACGGCCTGCAGCAGCCCTTCCCGATAGGTCTCCGCCTTGACGTACTGGGCTCGCTCACCCAGGTCTGCCGCCCGGTGGCGCATGGCGCTGAGCACGAGGTGGGCCTTGGCCCGGTGGAATCGGCGCCGCCGCAGAACCGCGAGGGACTCGATGAGCAGCCACCGGACGTTCCTCGGCGCCCCGCCCCCGGCGGTGGCGGTGAAGTGCGGTCCGAGCTGGTCTCCGAACAACCAGTGCACTGGGCTCATGCCCGCATCCAACCAACTCGGACCAGGCCGACGACGAACGACGCGGCCGTTCCACACGTTCGTACGCTCACGTCCACCGTCCCCCTCGCAGGGCTATCGCAGCGGGTCACATCGGCGTGAGGACGGTGTCGATGATGTTGACCGTGGCGTTGGCCGTCTGGACGTCGCCGCAGACGATCTTCGCTGTGCCGTTGACGGTGAAGCTCTCTCCGGATCCGGCAGTAGTCAGAGAACTACCCTCGAGGGTCTTGAAGGAGCCCTTGTCGAGCTGGTTCGGTGCGATCTTCTCGCCCACCACGTGGTAGGTGAGGATCTTGGTCAGTTCCGCCTTGTCGGCCAGGATCTTGTCCAGATCAGCCTTCGGGATCTTCGCGAACGCCTCGTTGGTCGGCGCGAACACGGTGATGTCCTTGGCGTTGTTCAGGGTGTCGACCAGACCGGCCTTCTTGACGGCCGTGACCAGCGTCGACAGGGCCGGGTTGTTGGACGCCGCAGTTGCCACCGGGTCCTTC
Protein-coding sequences here:
- a CDS encoding matrixin family metalloprotease, with the protein product MKRPLSALSAAAALLLLAPGPAHAVDPAPCLKGESESTSFSSVDAGEIRYTDSAAYLTEINHAISAWRYSGSKIKLLADTAGTVNDLDFEEFNDPKEAAAAIWKYKAAPGWTDYISINKARMKDYAPKRRKSVVAHELGHALGLCHKAKATTESLMWPTVQDTYDVPQGVDKANYKRLWG
- a CDS encoding fasciclin domain-containing protein → MAIHYVRRTAALAAAAFALPLALGVAVPAFAESPQADPYGPACASVPKEGSGSLAGMAKDPVATAASNNPALSTLVTAVKKAGLVDTLNNAKDITVFAPTNEAFAKIPKADLDKILADKAELTKILTYHVVGEKIAPNQLDKGSFKTLEGSSLTTAGSGESFTVNGTAKIVCGDVQTANATVNIIDTVLTPM
- a CDS encoding M15 family metallopeptidase, producing MSEIVLMSDPKVAAIPVAECGERLVDVRRGKSLLIDSRKQDPADAYAYVREGVVERLIEAQKLLPHGLRLLFVEGYRPPSLQRAYFEEYAGQLRAIHADWSAEQIHSAASRYVSPPDIAPHSAGAAVDLTLADAEGRELELGTRMNVDPEESDGACYTHAANISTEARANRKLLGSVLTAAGLVNYPTEWWHWSFGDRYWALITGETAALYGPTEMASSA
- a CDS encoding FG-GAP repeat domain-containing protein; translation: MKRTLRRAVSIATAASAVAAGLGVMAGPAAAVDAAPITGHPGDEVVMPGTLWQNAVGLGVRRGTMIYAFSTKPLDGPVGTADGLPASFTMEPYGCEKVDGATSVYACSVEESAFPGLLISRNTVDMTTVYGGYAYVPAGGDLKAAIKVAQSAGTRPDGPTGGSSKVTVKTLKRAARNTVTFHTPDVPAGKSVRHRIDVHALDAGWRNLVYLPGAGAPEWGSGSLAQLSDLRTSKGMACTLDPAITWRWANATCNYTAGEHWIEFTVTVPKGSGTTPLIVDSTSSIYTRGGDEGYRRDAASFKVGSGPLRRLNELLARDGSGQLFGYSANREGSLSTDKYLIGTGWNTYDQLTKLTPVTEDLFYPSGTPASAMTGNGELVGRDTAGVLWHYQRQFSGNGPYAPRTRVGGGWNIYNQLIGAGDIYRDGKPDLLARDAAGVLWLYKGSGNPDSPFRTRTRVGGGWNAYNQLIGAADITGDGRPDLLARDAAGVLWLYKGNDNPTDPFDARTRVGGGWNIYNQLSIVGDVTGNNRADLVARDAAGVLWLYKGNGKSTALFDARTRVSAGWNTYKRLL